In Sedimentibacter sp. MB31-C6, one genomic interval encodes:
- a CDS encoding DUF1858 domain-containing protein, with product MKEITKDMVIGEVLQIDRGLAEILMKAGMHCLGCPSSQMETIEEAAMVHGFKADDLIAELNKYLKSAE from the coding sequence ATGAAAGAAATAACTAAAGACATGGTAATCGGAGAAGTATTGCAAATTGATAGAGGATTAGCTGAAATTTTAATGAAGGCTGGAATGCATTGTTTAGGATGTCCATCTTCACAAATGGAAACTATTGAAGAAGCTGCAATGGTACATGGATTTAAAGCAGATGATTTAATTGCAGAGTTGAATAAATATCTGAAATCTGCTGAATAA
- a CDS encoding hemerythrin domain-containing protein — translation MNSIELMVKEHENISRMLKVVRKACYGILKGDEINYDDFYKIIEFIKKYADDHHHGKEEKFLFKKMQSNLGRIGENLITHGMLVEHDYGRMHMSELIDALNRVKSGDEESKLDVISYAVGYTNLLTRHIEKENVAVYKYGENNLSKEIIDEINRETANFEKEAEEKGIQKYYLDILTNLEKKYLS, via the coding sequence ATGAATAGCATTGAGTTAATGGTTAAAGAACATGAAAATATCAGTCGTATGTTAAAAGTCGTTCGTAAAGCTTGTTATGGAATTTTAAAAGGTGATGAAATAAATTACGATGACTTCTATAAGATAATTGAGTTTATAAAAAAATATGCCGATGATCATCATCATGGAAAGGAAGAAAAATTTCTATTCAAGAAGATGCAATCAAACTTAGGAAGAATAGGAGAAAATTTAATTACACATGGAATGCTTGTAGAGCATGATTACGGTAGAATGCATATGAGTGAATTAATAGATGCATTGAACAGGGTTAAAAGTGGAGATGAAGAAAGTAAACTTGATGTAATAAGTTATGCAGTTGGATATACTAATCTTTTAACCAGACATATTGAAAAAGAAAATGTTGCAGTTTATAAATATGGAGAAAATAATCTCTCAAAAGAAATTATTGATGAAATAAATAGAGAAACTGCAAATTTTGAAAAAGAAGCAGAAGAAAAGGGCATACAAAAATACTATTTGGATATTTTAACAAATTTAGAAAAGAAATATCTTTCTTAA
- a CDS encoding cupin domain-containing protein codes for MNFRNVEGSIVFNNNQFTKRILFNDDEVLSFVLNFKPGQTLSTHKHENSAVSFIVLQGKGEVQVNDEVQRIQKGSVVLAKGKDEFGIPKVEEDLSIFVTVTPKPNNTKFSQEIG; via the coding sequence ATGAATTTTAGAAATGTAGAAGGAAGTATAGTATTTAATAATAATCAATTCACAAAAAGGATATTATTTAATGATGATGAAGTATTAAGTTTTGTATTGAACTTTAAACCAGGTCAAACACTATCAACTCATAAACATGAAAATTCGGCAGTATCATTTATAGTACTTCAAGGAAAAGGTGAAGTGCAGGTAAATGATGAAGTTCAAAGAATCCAAAAAGGTTCAGTAGTACTTGCAAAAGGAAAAGATGAATTTGGTATACCAAAAGTAGAAGAGGATTTGTCTATTTTTGTAACAGTTACTCCTAAGCCAAATAACACTAAATTTTCACAAGAAATAGGATGA
- a CDS encoding anaerobic nitric oxide reductase flavorubredoxin, whose translation MFKITDTVSWVGKIDWELIRFHGDEYSTHKGSSYNSYLIKDEKTVLIDTVWQPFSKEFVANLKNEVDLKKIDYIIMNHSEVDHAGALADLMKEIPDTPIYCTKNGVKIIKGLHHKDWNFVEVKTGDTLDIGKNKLVFVEARMLHWPDTMMTYMSGENILFSNDAFGQHYASELMYNDKVDNDELYYEAIKYFANILTPFSKFVINKIDEVVALNIPINMICPSHGVIWRDNPSQIINKYVEWAKGYQENQITIIYDTMWNGTRRMAETIAEGIKAKDDDIAIKIYNCAKRDKNDIITEIFKSKMILVGSSTINNGILSATAGLLEMIKGLKFINKKAAAFGCYGWSGESIKIITEELQKAKFEVISDGIRELWMPDDEALDRCRKFGESILEN comes from the coding sequence ATGTTTAAAATTACAGATACAGTAAGTTGGGTTGGTAAAATTGATTGGGAGTTAATCAGGTTTCATGGAGATGAATACTCTACACATAAAGGATCGTCCTATAATTCTTATTTAATAAAGGATGAAAAAACAGTTTTAATAGATACTGTTTGGCAACCTTTTTCAAAGGAATTTGTTGCAAATTTAAAAAATGAGGTTGATTTAAAAAAGATTGATTACATAATTATGAATCATTCTGAAGTCGATCATGCTGGAGCTCTTGCAGATTTGATGAAAGAAATTCCTGATACTCCTATTTATTGCACAAAAAATGGTGTAAAAATAATAAAAGGTCTTCACCATAAAGATTGGAATTTTGTAGAAGTTAAAACAGGAGACACACTAGATATTGGCAAAAATAAACTAGTTTTTGTTGAAGCAAGAATGCTTCATTGGCCAGATACAATGATGACTTATATGTCAGGAGAAAATATTCTTTTCAGTAATGATGCTTTTGGCCAACACTATGCTTCAGAACTTATGTATAATGATAAAGTAGATAATGATGAATTATATTATGAGGCTATTAAGTATTTTGCTAATATTTTGACTCCGTTTAGTAAATTTGTAATAAATAAAATAGATGAAGTTGTTGCATTAAATATTCCTATTAATATGATATGTCCAAGTCATGGAGTTATTTGGAGAGACAATCCATCTCAAATCATAAATAAATATGTTGAATGGGCAAAAGGATATCAAGAAAATCAAATAACAATTATATATGATACTATGTGGAATGGAACTAGGAGAATGGCTGAAACTATTGCAGAAGGAATAAAAGCTAAAGACGATGATATTGCTATAAAAATATATAATTGTGCAAAAAGAGATAAGAATGATATTATCACAGAAATTTTTAAATCTAAGATGATATTAGTAGGATCTTCTACTATAAATAATGGAATACTCTCAGCTACGGCTGGTTTATTAGAAATGATAAAGGGTCTTAAGTTTATAAATAAAAAGGCTGCTGCCTTTGGATGTTATGGTTGGAGTGGTGAATCAATTAAAATTATAACTGAAGAATTGCAGAAAGCTAAATTCGAAGTCATTTCAGATGGTATTAGAGAATTATGGATGCCAGATGATGAAGCTTTAGATAGATGTAGAAAATTTGGTGAAAGTATTTTAGAAAATTAA